The genomic stretch TTCCACCATCCTTTATGTTATGTTTTTTACGAAGTTCGGCCACTGTAATGGGAAAGTTGCGAGTGGTAATGTTTGCCTTGGCAACCCCTAAGGATTTTATTGATTTTTTGGAATACGGCAGTACTTGATTCACTTTAAACCTTCTTCCCGGAAAGTCGATGACCCTGTCGGATGTGTACAAATGGGAGTGGGGGTGTAATTTGGCCAAGTCATGGTACTTTGCGACCGACTTAAACCCTCCTGACTTTAGAATGGCCGAATTGGGTTCGTACAAATAGGCCGATGGTTCCCCAAATTCCACTTGGGCGGTATGCTCGTGTTCCAGTTCAAAATTGAAGGTATCGTCTTGTTGTGGAGCAATATTTATGGTTTTTATTTTGATGCTTCCTGTGAAACCCTTTTCTAAGACGAACAAAAGTTCCTTTACTTCATTCTGGACGGCAACTACATGGACTTCTTTTACAAACCGAAGCTCTTCGATCCCCAATTTTATGTCCAAGAGCGGAGAGGTTTTTACCAGAATATGTTGCGTTTTTTCAAAAAGTAGGGGGAGATGTTCAGGTAGGTTTGGTAGACAATCCTCCAATAAAAATACCTTTCCTTTGGCATCATTTCTTCGGGATGGATCCACATAAATCCAATCAAAATCAGTCCTTACATTTTTTAAAAAATCGATGCCGTCCCCAGTTAGACATTCAATATTTTTTTGGCCTAAAATTTCAAAATTATGATGGGCAATTTCACTCAATTCTTGATTGATCTCGCAGTGAAAAACAGCGGCTATTTTTTGGGAAAAAAAGTAGGTGTCCACACCAAACCCACCTGTTAAATCCACTAGTGATTTTCCGTTTACCAATCGAGCTTTATATGTTGCCGTTAGCTCTGAACTTGTTTGCTCGATATTTAATTTATTGGGGTAATAAATATTCGGGGTGCTGAACCAAATCGGGAGCTTATCTTTAGACTTATTCTTCGCTTCAATCTGTTCGGCCAGTTCCTTTTGGGAAATCCCTTCAAAAAGTGGTTTTACCAACAGAACTGACATGATGTCACCTGATAAATTTTTTAAAATAAAATCCTGTGCACCAGTATTTAATATAAGTTTATTCAAACTAAAACTATAAGTTTTTGGTCAGTTTTTTCACGAATGCATTTTCGGCCAAAAATTCTTTCAAAATCACCTTTATTGCAGTATATCCAGGTACGGCGACGACCATTCCTACCACACCAAAAAGAAGCCCCGCTATAATAATGACCAAGAAAATTTCCAAGGGATGGGATTTAACGCTTGTGGAAAAAATAAAGGGTTGCGAAAAGAAATTGTCTATCAATTGTCCCACCGTTAAACCTATCAGAACATACATTGCTTTGGGCAAAATTACGGAGCTAAAATCGGCATCGATAAAAGTGGTCATTGTTAAAAGAACCATGGTCACTCCGCCAATGATCGGACCTATGTAGGGGATAATGTTGAAGAGGGCACAAAGGAACGCAATTACGATGGCGTTTTCCACACCTACAATCAAAAGCGAAATAGTATAAATTACAAACAGAATAAACAATTGCAACAGTATGCCTGCAAAATATCTCGAGAGCAGATTATTGATCTTATCGATGGACTTTACCAGATTGCTTTCTTTGTCATTGGGGACAAAGGTCAGTATGCCGTTTTGCATCAATTTGCTGTCCTTTAAAAAGAAGAAGGAAATGAAGAGCACTGAAAATAGGCCGATGCTAAAATTGCTCAATACATTTACGAATGAATTGATAAAGTTTGGGATAAACTTAAGGTCCAATCCCTTGAGTACGTTCTCTTCGATTTTGGATTCGTTGATCATATCGTTGACGCTCCGAGTAGAGGCGCCAAAATATTCCAAAGTTTGCAGGTAAAGCCTGTTAAGGTCGTTCTTGAGCGCTTCCATATCCAATAAAGAAAGGTTTTTGCTCTGCTCCGCGATCAATGGAATAAAAAGTGCCAAGATACCCGCGAATATCGCAAGCATAAAAAGCATGGTCACTACCACGGCCAAGGTGTTCGGAAACCGCAACCTGTTTCTTAAAAACCTAACTATGGGACGCCCGAGCAAGGCCAGTACCGCGGCTATGGCCAAGTAGGCCAATACGGACTGTATTTTGTAAAAGAACCAGCATATAAGTACCGCGCCCACCATTATGGCCACTGCCCTCAATATTCCGTTGGCTATTGTTTTTGAGTTCATTGATCAGCCTTTAAAAACATATTCAATTATATTGGAACCCATTTGCAGGGCCTTTGTCCTAATCTCTTCGGGATCGTTGTGTACGGTAGGGTCCTCCCAGCCATCTCCGAGGTCGGCTTCGTAGGTGTAGAGCAAGACCAACCTCCCTTTTTCAAAAATGCCAAAGGCCTGTGGGCGCTTGCCATCATGTTCGTGAATTTTGGGCAACCCATCCGGAAAGTTGAACCTTTGGGAAAATATAGGGTGGTCGGCACCCAGTTCCTCCAGTTGCCTATCAGGGAACAGCTTTTCCAATTCCCTTCTCAAATAGGGCTCCATACCATAGTTGTCATCAATGTGCAGAAATCCGCCGGACAAAAGGTAGGTTCGTAAATTTTGAACCTCTTCATCAGTAAAAAACACATTTCCATGCCCTGTCATGTGCAAAAACGGATATTTGAATATGGAAACGTTGCCGGCCTCAACGGTCTCTGGTTCAGAATCTATTTTGGTATCTATGTTGGTGTTGCAAAACTGGATCAAATTTGGAAGTGCCGTTGGGTTGGAGTACCAATCACCGCCACCACCGTATTTGAGAATGGCTATTTGCTGTGCAATGGCGGTGTTTTGTGCAAAAAAAAGCAGCGAAAACACCAAAAACATGGTTTTCTTCATAAGAAACGGTTAACCGACCCTAAAAATAGGACAATCATTTGTAAAACAATGAAGTGTTTCTCTTTAGTTATTGATAATCGCCACTGTTGTGCAGGCCACAATGGCC from Flagellimonas oceani encodes the following:
- a CDS encoding THUMP-like domain-containing protein; its protein translation is MNKLILNTGAQDFILKNLSGDIMSVLLVKPLFEGISQKELAEQIEAKNKSKDKLPIWFSTPNIYYPNKLNIEQTSSELTATYKARLVNGKSLVDLTGGFGVDTYFFSQKIAAVFHCEINQELSEIAHHNFEILGQKNIECLTGDGIDFLKNVRTDFDWIYVDPSRRNDAKGKVFLLEDCLPNLPEHLPLLFEKTQHILVKTSPLLDIKLGIEELRFVKEVHVVAVQNEVKELLFVLEKGFTGSIKIKTINIAPQQDDTFNFELEHEHTAQVEFGEPSAYLYEPNSAILKSGGFKSVAKYHDLAKLHPHSHLYTSDRVIDFPGRRFKVNQVLPYSKKSIKSLGVAKANITTRNFPITVAELRKKHNIKDGGNRYLFFTKSHSGSLLVLDCEKLVD
- a CDS encoding AI-2E family transporter → MNSKTIANGILRAVAIMVGAVLICWFFYKIQSVLAYLAIAAVLALLGRPIVRFLRNRLRFPNTLAVVVTMLFMLAIFAGILALFIPLIAEQSKNLSLLDMEALKNDLNRLYLQTLEYFGASTRSVNDMINESKIEENVLKGLDLKFIPNFINSFVNVLSNFSIGLFSVLFISFFFLKDSKLMQNGILTFVPNDKESNLVKSIDKINNLLSRYFAGILLQLFILFVIYTISLLIVGVENAIVIAFLCALFNIIPYIGPIIGGVTMVLLTMTTFIDADFSSVILPKAMYVLIGLTVGQLIDNFFSQPFIFSTSVKSHPLEIFLVIIIAGLLFGVVGMVVAVPGYTAIKVILKEFLAENAFVKKLTKNL
- a CDS encoding DUF4159 domain-containing protein encodes the protein MKKTMFLVFSLLFFAQNTAIAQQIAILKYGGGGDWYSNPTALPNLIQFCNTNIDTKIDSEPETVEAGNVSIFKYPFLHMTGHGNVFFTDEEVQNLRTYLLSGGFLHIDDNYGMEPYLRRELEKLFPDRQLEELGADHPIFSQRFNFPDGLPKIHEHDGKRPQAFGIFEKGRLVLLYTYEADLGDGWEDPTVHNDPEEIRTKALQMGSNIIEYVFKG